The following DNA comes from Paenibacillus crassostreae.
TTGTTATAGGAGTTAATCCCGAAATACTCCTGGTAGTCATTCCAAAGTGCCGAATAAACACTACTGCGAATGCTACTGTTTCGGTATGCAGCTGACCCTTTACCGCCAAGAAGTTTCACAACCCTCGCATTACCTAATTTTTTCAGTTCCCGTTGTTGGCCATAATCAATGGTCGTCTTATTCTCGAGTTTTTCAACCCTGTCTTCAAATGCCTGAGTACGCTTGTCCAACGTGAATATCGCTTGTAATTCTGGACTTAACCCAACCAAGTTAACTACTTGATTTAATCGTTTCTCCATTTCTTCGAACTCGGTTACGTATGTTGCTGTAAAGAGGACTCCTTTTTCTCCTGTCATCTTGTTAGCTACCATGTCGCAACCTTTCTTAGTAAGTAGAAAGTGACGGTATGACTTACCTGTTCCAGCTTCATAGCTACTTTCAATGAAGAAATGGTCAGAACGCAGATTTGCGTTTTGATCTAAAACGGCTTTGTATCCATCGATATCTCGGATGAGATCCGTATGTCTCTTCCCTGTCATCTCAGCCACTTCCCGACTGTCTACCAGTAACCGTCCACCTTGATTAATAACTAGTAGTTGATTCATATGATTACTCCTCTCATATTTGATTTTGTAGCTCTTCTACGACTGCCATCATTTCGGTGTTGCCTGACCAGTGAATGCGAGCTCGATTTATAAAGTCTTGCAGTTGCTGTTTAGTGGCTTTACGATATAGGCAGTCTTGGAATGCTGCTTGTAGGCAAGTCGCCGCTTTGTTCATGTTTATCATCCTTTCTAGGGGAGTGTGTATAATAAGATGCCTACACGGATACAATATTTTTATCTTGTATTTCCGACATCAATAACGTGTTTAAGTCGATACTAAGACATACGGCTAACTTAGATAGAGAATCAACGCTTGGCATATATCTTCCGTTTTCGATGTCGGAGATATAATTGCGGGATAATCCAGTCTCTTCAGACAGTTCGTACTGTTTCATCTTTCTTTCTTTTCGCTTTTTCCTGATAGCTTCACCGAGAAGTTTTTTATCCATCGTGTTCTCCTCCTTCCTATGCCTGTATTGTATTGTATTTCCGACATAGCAGTAAAGGACCATTTTCCAGTAAATTCAAGCATTTCAAAGATAAAAGCACTATAATACTTGTATTTCCGTCTATATCCTTATATTTACTTGTATTTCCGTCATTATTGAACTTGTATTACCGACATAGCAAGGATAGAATAAGGTGAATCCATTGTGAAGGAGTTTCTTTATGTCTATTGGTAAGAATATTAAGGAATTTAGAAAACAAAATAAGCTAACTCAAGTCGAGCTAGCTAAGAAAGCTAATATGTCCAGATCTTACCTAGCTGACATTGAGGGAGATCGGTATAACCCAAGTTTAGAAACATTGAGAACTGTGGCTGATGCTTTAGGGGTGAGTACTTCAAATATACTTGATGGGAAGGAATCTCTAGGGCATTTCATTAAAAGTAATCGTGAAGCTTTAGGGCTTTCTGCTTCTAACGTAGCAGAAAGAGTAGGCATAAATGAAACCCAACTTTTACGAATTGAAAATGAAGAGAGAGATTACTTTCTTAACTCACAGATAATTAGAAGATTAGCTGGGGTCCTTGATATTTCCTATACTCAGCTGTTCGAAATTTCTGGTTTTTTGTCTGATTTCTCCGAACAGGAGAAGAATGAGTTTTTATCAGGCTTATACAAGCAAGACTACTTAAACGAGCAGCTTCGCAGTACTTTTGAATTGTTTGACTTTTCCGGAGGAGAAACCGAAGAGTTGATGCAGGAATTTATTGACGAGCTATCCAAAATTATTACATCATCAAAGAAGAAGATCACCTTTAGTTTTCATCTGACTGAACAAAAGAACTATCAGGAACTCATCAATAAGATTTCTGACATCGATGATATCCCATTCAAATCAAATATAATAGAATTGTTATCTTCCCTTGCAAGCAAATACCATATAGCATATTCAGCAAACCCCCTCCCTTTTAAAAGCGAGAGAGAGTTTGTTGGAAATATAGACTTGTCTGATAAACAATTAACTGAGAAGTACACTATAGTTGTTGACGGACGGGAATTGACTGAAAAGGAAATGCGGAAAGTAATTGGTCTTGTTCGGATGGAACGGGAGTTTGAAGAAGAATAGCAATTTCTTTCTTAAACTTTACAGGGTCTTCACCTAAAACAATTGCTAGATCGCACAGACTGAGTATTGTCTTCTTGATAGGCATAAGCCATCACTCCTAGTTGTATTATGTACCGTGGTGAGACGTTGAAATGATAATACCATAAACAAGAACAAAAAACGAGAACAAATGTTCCTTTATACCACAATATATATTTTCTGAGGAAAGGAGAAACAAATGGCATATCTCCTCGGGGAGTGCCTGTTACTAGATCGGTTAAAAGAAAGAAATATGACCCAGTCTAAATTCGCTCGGTTCATGGGATGTTCGCGTCAGTTCGTTAGTCAGCTCGTTGCCGGAGAAGCTTTCATGACTCTGGAGTTTGCTATAAACGCCGCTTATATTCTTGAGTGTAAGACAACTGACTTCTACATATTAAAGACGGGCAAACCGAAAAGACGTAACAGGAAAGAGTAGACTTCTCTACTCACCCTCGGAGAATTTGTCCAGTTAAACTTGACAACCATTGCCACTATTGTAATTCCTAACGATGGAAAATGATACCGTATTCCTCCAATTTTAAACTTGTAATTATATCCAAACCACCCCCTTTCATGTGAACACAAAAAAAAGCCGCTACATATCAAGATAAGAAAAGTTATCTCCAGTCAATCCATTGCGTTCTATTGACTAAAATCAATAGACCAGGATTTTTTTAAAAAAAGAGATAGTACTTCTTAAACTTGAATGTAGCGGCTTTGACATATATTCATAAGCTCGCTTTAACTCAACAATTATAACTCATAGAATGATCCCTTGTGCGCATGCTAGGGATTAAGTGGTTAGAAAGTAACTAATATAGTATTTTCATATACTACCAGATAGATCCTCCATTTGTAAAGTATCTCTTAAAAATGGTGGTAGTATTTACCTAGTTCTGATAGACTAGGTTTGTCATATATTATCATAATTTAGGGGGAAATACATTGAAGAAACCAGTTTATAAAAAATGGTGGTTTTGGGTCGGTATCTTTATTGTGATCGGAATTATAGGGAACATGGGCGAAAAATCAGATACTACAGCAAGCGAACCAACGACTACCCAAGCCAAAAACACCGTTGTTGATGAAGCGGAGAAAAAGGCTGATGACACTGCTAAACTAGAAGCAGATCAAGCGGCCAAAGATAAGGCAGATCAAGAAGCTAAAGATAAAGCCGATGCCGAAGCCAAGGTTGCTGCTGAAGAATTAGCTGAAAAGGAAGCCCAGGCAAAAGAGGATAGTATCCCTAGGGAACATAAATCAGCTTTAATCAAAGCGGAATTATATGCAGAAACTATGCACATGTCAAAGGCAGGTACTTACGATCAGTTGACTTCTGAATATGGAGAGAATTTCCCTCCAGAAGCCGCTCAATATGCTATTGATAACATTGTATTCGATTGGAAAGAAAGTGCATTAAAAAAGGCGCAAACATATGCAGAATCTATGAGTATGTCAGACTCGGCTATTTACGATCAATTAATTTCGGAATACGGGGAAAAATTCACTGCGGAAGAAGCACAATACGCGATAGATAATTTAGAATAAGATAAAAAAGCGACCTATCGTCGTGATTGTGATATGCTCCCATCATTGTAAACAGTAGAAAATCAAATGTTAATAAAAACAATCCCACTAACCTATATGGCTGAGGGATTGTTTTTATTGATTTCAGACGAAAGACTTTACACCTCAGCTGATATGATATTTTCGAATTTAATCCATTCCCACTCACCATCGAATATGAACTTGATCTCTTGGCGGTATATATTAGCCGATTCAACTATCCCTCTTAGCTCCTTATTCTCGAACGGTCCATATACCTGGAGCGTAATAGTTGCATGCTCATTTAAAGATTCGCCAATCGCTCGTTCTACTGTTTCCCATTGTTGTTCATCTAAGTTTGGTTTCTTCCTTCTGTGAATCTCCTGCGCTTGCTTTATAACTGCTTCTTTGTGCTGTGGGATAATCATCCGCATTGATTCATACAGTCCATTTCCCTCAAGTCTTTTACTCATCTCATACACTCCCTTAATAAGAACGTTTGTTTGCATTATAACCAAACAGGCGTTCGTTTATCAATGTCAGAATATCCTAAGAAGGGTTTTAAAGTTATAGGAAAATAAGTTATCTTAATTATTTGGAGGTGCGTCGAATGGATGTGAAGGGTGAGTTACATAAAGCTGTAGAAAAGAATCAGAGCGTGTCCTTGAGGCTTGCTAGTGGCGAGTTTATAACAGGAGTGGCAGAAGTGTCCAATGATCCCGAACGTGTCAAGGTGCGAGCGTCAGAAGGTCCTATGTGGGTGCCGTACGTGGATGTGGAGAAGGTATCGAGGGTTATAGATATGTTTCATTGAACGTACAAGGACCCTGCCAGTGAGCGACCAGCAGGGTCTTTACTTAACTGATAAAGGTTTGGGTTAATCTCTG
Coding sequences within:
- a CDS encoding Rha family transcriptional regulator yields the protein MNQLLVINQGGRLLVDSREVAEMTGKRHTDLIRDIDGYKAVLDQNANLRSDHFFIESSYEAGTGKSYRHFLLTKKGCDMVANKMTGEKGVLFTATYVTEFEEMEKRLNQVVNLVGLSPELQAIFTLDKRTQAFEDRVEKLENKTTIDYGQQRELKKLGNARVVKLLGGKGSAAYRNSSIRSSVYSALWNDYQEYFGINSYNNTLNKDYESGLQYVPRWTPPNNLMREIEDKNLQISFI
- a CDS encoding helix-turn-helix domain-containing protein; amino-acid sequence: MDKKLLGEAIRKKRKERKMKQYELSEETGLSRNYISDIENGRYMPSVDSLSKLAVCLSIDLNTLLMSEIQDKNIVSV
- a CDS encoding helix-turn-helix domain-containing protein, whose amino-acid sequence is MSIGKNIKEFRKQNKLTQVELAKKANMSRSYLADIEGDRYNPSLETLRTVADALGVSTSNILDGKESLGHFIKSNREALGLSASNVAERVGINETQLLRIENEERDYFLNSQIIRRLAGVLDISYTQLFEISGFLSDFSEQEKNEFLSGLYKQDYLNEQLRSTFELFDFSGGETEELMQEFIDELSKIITSSKKKITFSFHLTEQKNYQELINKISDIDDIPFKSNIIELLSSLASKYHIAYSANPLPFKSEREFVGNIDLSDKQLTEKYTIVVDGRELTEKEMRKVIGLVRMEREFEEE
- a CDS encoding helix-turn-helix transcriptional regulator; translated protein: MAYLLGECLLLDRLKERNMTQSKFARFMGCSRQFVSQLVAGEAFMTLEFAINAAYILECKTTDFYILKTGKPKRRNRKE
- a CDS encoding Ltp family lipoprotein; the encoded protein is MKKPVYKKWWFWVGIFIVIGIIGNMGEKSDTTASEPTTTQAKNTVVDEAEKKADDTAKLEADQAAKDKADQEAKDKADAEAKVAAEELAEKEAQAKEDSIPREHKSALIKAELYAETMHMSKAGTYDQLTSEYGENFPPEAAQYAIDNIVFDWKESALKKAQTYAESMSMSDSAIYDQLISEYGEKFTAEEAQYAIDNLE
- a CDS encoding YolD-like family protein, translating into MSKRLEGNGLYESMRMIIPQHKEAVIKQAQEIHRRKKPNLDEQQWETVERAIGESLNEHATITLQVYGPFENKELRGIVESANIYRQEIKFIFDGEWEWIKFENIISAEV